The Nitrospira sp. CR1.1 genome has a segment encoding these proteins:
- the pstA gene encoding phosphate ABC transporter permease PstA has product MKNFWRGGELFVWMTASGVAISLLMVAGMLALIMFNGLGQFWPRTLQQVTLNTQETLIGQLVGEETIPHSGTTDARSGQRRFRYRVGNRDQFGSEYRWINEADIVSTSSPDDLTFVERREWGPAYGRIGLEEEGSTATTHDQSTWSTIVRLVDRANQLRQQIEHLEREDIGSINYRIEKARLARQALVLKGGVAATTAEADRRLVDEIAGLEREYLSKTQALERLHKEASQDVVFLTLSTGRSVRLPLDQIVAVSRPNAMNWVEKMMAYVRNLWLFVSGEPREANTEGGIFPAIFGTVLMVFLMTLAVMPFGVMAAVYLREYAKQGPLVRLVRIAVNNLAGVPSIVFGVFGLAFFVYALGGTIDQLLFPESLPNPTFGTGGILWASLTLALLTVPVVIVATEEGLSAVPRDFREGSVGLGATKFETIRHVVLPCALPGILTGLILAMARAAGEVAPLMLTGVVKLAPALPLDEYLPFLHLERKFMHLGFHIYDVGFQSPNVEAAKPMVYMTTFILILVVVLLNLAAVMLRNRLRKRFAASAV; this is encoded by the coding sequence ATGAAAAATTTTTGGCGAGGCGGAGAGCTCTTCGTCTGGATGACGGCGTCAGGCGTGGCGATCAGTTTGCTGATGGTAGCCGGGATGCTTGCCCTGATCATGTTCAATGGCCTGGGGCAGTTCTGGCCAAGGACGCTGCAGCAGGTGACGCTGAACACGCAGGAGACGCTGATCGGACAGCTCGTGGGCGAAGAGACAATCCCTCACTCTGGCACGACTGATGCCCGATCGGGACAACGCCGCTTTCGGTATCGCGTCGGCAATCGGGATCAATTCGGCTCCGAGTATCGGTGGATCAACGAAGCCGACATCGTGTCGACGTCTTCTCCAGACGATCTGACGTTCGTGGAGCGGCGCGAATGGGGCCCTGCCTACGGCCGTATCGGCCTGGAGGAAGAAGGCAGCACCGCAACGACTCATGACCAAAGCACCTGGTCTACCATCGTCAGGCTTGTGGATCGAGCAAACCAGCTGCGCCAGCAAATCGAACATCTCGAGCGCGAGGACATCGGATCAATCAACTATCGTATCGAAAAGGCCAGGCTTGCGCGGCAGGCTCTAGTGTTGAAAGGTGGAGTTGCTGCAACCACTGCCGAAGCCGACCGGCGTCTCGTCGATGAGATTGCCGGGCTTGAGCGCGAATACCTCTCCAAGACCCAAGCGTTGGAGCGCTTGCACAAAGAGGCAAGCCAGGACGTGGTGTTCCTCACCCTCTCCACCGGGCGATCGGTGCGTCTGCCGCTCGATCAGATCGTGGCCGTCAGCCGGCCGAACGCGATGAATTGGGTTGAGAAGATGATGGCCTATGTCCGTAATCTGTGGCTCTTTGTTTCAGGCGAACCTCGAGAGGCGAACACGGAGGGCGGGATCTTTCCGGCCATCTTCGGCACGGTCCTGATGGTGTTCTTGATGACGTTGGCGGTCATGCCCTTCGGTGTCATGGCGGCGGTGTATTTACGGGAGTATGCGAAGCAAGGACCGCTCGTCAGGCTGGTCAGGATTGCGGTGAACAACCTGGCCGGGGTGCCCTCGATTGTGTTCGGCGTGTTTGGTTTGGCGTTTTTCGTCTATGCGCTCGGAGGAACCATCGACCAGCTTCTGTTTCCTGAATCCTTGCCGAATCCCACGTTCGGCACGGGCGGGATTCTCTGGGCCTCCCTGACCCTCGCGCTGCTCACGGTTCCTGTGGTGATCGTCGCAACCGAGGAAGGCCTGTCAGCGGTGCCGCGCGATTTTCGCGAGGGGTCGGTGGGCCTGGGCGCTACGAAATTCGAGACGATCCGGCATGTCGTTCTACCCTGCGCCTTGCCGGGAATTCTGACGGGATTGATTCTCGCCATGGCCAGAGCCGCAGGCGAAGTGGCGCCGCTGATGCTGACGGGCGTCGTCAAGTTAGCCCCGGCGCTTCCACTGGACGAGTATCTTCCCTTTCTGCATCTCGAACGAAAGTTCATGCATTTGGGTTTTCATATTTACGACGTGGGATTTCAGTCGCCGAACGTCGAGGCGGCAAAGCCGATGGTGTATATGACTACCTTCATTTTGATTCTGGTAGTGGTGCTGTTGAATCTGGCCGCGGTGATGTTGCGCAATCGCTTACGCAAACGCTTCGCGGCGTCGGCGGTGTGA
- a CDS encoding phosphate ABC transporter ATP-binding protein, protein MPVQAKISVRDLDFYYGHRQALFHVGLTVRSHSVTAFIGPSGCGKSTLLRCLNRMNDLVEGARAAGRVELDGVDIYDAAIDVTDLRKRVGMVFQKSNPFPKSIYDNVAYGPRLHGTKDKRSLDELVQDSLQGAGLWDEVKDRLQHSAVGLSGGQQQRLCIARALAVQPEVILMDEPCSALDPIATGKIEELIYNLKDRYTVVIVTHNMQQAARVSDQCGFFLMGELVEFGDTKTIFTTPRDKRTEDYITGRFG, encoded by the coding sequence TTGCCCGTGCAGGCAAAAATCTCGGTGCGCGATCTCGACTTTTATTACGGGCACCGACAGGCTCTGTTTCACGTGGGATTGACGGTGCGGAGCCATTCCGTGACGGCCTTCATCGGCCCTTCCGGTTGCGGAAAATCCACCCTGCTCCGGTGCTTGAATCGCATGAACGACCTGGTGGAAGGCGCGCGAGCGGCAGGCCGTGTGGAACTGGACGGCGTCGATATCTACGATGCAGCCATTGATGTCACGGATCTCCGGAAGCGCGTGGGCATGGTGTTTCAGAAATCGAATCCTTTCCCTAAATCGATCTACGACAATGTGGCCTATGGTCCGCGTCTGCACGGGACGAAAGACAAGCGGTCGTTGGACGAGCTCGTGCAGGACAGCTTGCAAGGAGCGGGTCTCTGGGATGAGGTGAAGGATCGCCTTCAGCACAGCGCCGTCGGACTCTCAGGCGGCCAGCAGCAACGGCTGTGTATCGCCCGCGCCCTGGCGGTGCAACCGGAGGTCATCCTCATGGATGAGCCCTGCTCCGCGCTGGACCCCATTGCGACGGGTAAAATTGAGGAGCTCATCTATAACTTGAAGGATAGGTACACGGTCGTCATTGTGACGCATAATATGCAACAGGCGGCGCGAGTGTCCGATCAGTGCGGGTTTTTTCTCATGGGGGAGTTAGTGGAATTTGGCGACACCAAGACCATTTTCACCACGCCTCGCGACAAACGAACCGAAGATTACATCACCGGGCGATTCGGATAA
- the phoU gene encoding phosphate signaling complex protein PhoU: MQRHFDQDLAHLKQQLLRMGGLVESQIQQALQALVDRDSDLAVDVIKQDHDVNGLDVEIDELCVQLLALQQPTARDLRFVTTGMKISSELERMGDLADNIAQRALELNGEPQLKPYIDIPRMANWTMRMVKECLDAFVNSDPVLARKVCADDDFVDEVNEQLFRELLSFMLEDTRTITRAIRLTFVAKSLERIADHATNIAELVVYMVEGKNIRHVAPTASL, encoded by the coding sequence ATGCAACGACACTTCGATCAAGACCTCGCACATCTCAAGCAGCAGTTGCTCCGCATGGGCGGCCTGGTCGAATCGCAGATTCAGCAGGCCCTGCAGGCGCTGGTGGATCGGGATTCCGATCTGGCGGTCGACGTCATCAAGCAGGATCACGACGTCAATGGGTTGGATGTCGAGATCGACGAATTGTGCGTTCAATTATTGGCTCTTCAGCAACCCACGGCCCGCGACCTGCGATTTGTCACAACCGGGATGAAGATTTCTTCCGAACTGGAACGGATGGGTGATCTGGCCGACAACATCGCCCAGCGCGCATTGGAATTGAACGGCGAGCCCCAGCTCAAACCCTATATCGATATTCCACGCATGGCCAATTGGACCATGCGCATGGTCAAGGAGTGCCTGGACGCCTTCGTGAATTCCGATCCGGTGTTGGCGCGGAAGGTCTGCGCCGACGACGATTTCGTCGATGAGGTGAACGAACAGTTGTTTCGAGAACTGCTCTCCTTTATGCTGGAGGACACGCGCACCATCACGCGCGCGATCCGCCTGACGTTCGTGGCCAAGTCGCTCGAACGTATTGCCGATCACGCCACCAATATTGCGGAACTTGTCGTCTATATGGTTGAAGGCAAGAACATCCGGCACGTCGCTCCTACCGCGAGTTTGTAG
- a CDS encoding HD domain-containing protein — MPKLAVLDIGTNSIHMVLAEVQPDYSYKILDRFKDMTRLGDGVFTSRRLSDQAMMRGLEVIRTLVTLARNKGYEQIEGVATSAVREARNGGEFLDHVLQQTGLTVRVITGAEEARLIFLGVQNSVALPEQPTLVIDIGGGSVEVIVGNREAIFQARSLKLGAIRLKDLYLSKTPPSKTMLRELEAAVTVQLKNALGSYKTKRVEQIIATSGMAGNLAEVIHLQRTGRPLPQLNLAKVSAKDIAAVEKRLAEASLKTRLAMPGLDPKRVDTLLPAAMVFRILLEVLQKSELTICDKAIREGIIYDFIQRHHERIQAERDIPDVRRRNILALAHRCHVSETHALHVAGLALRLFDQTKALHGFGQREREWLECAAILHDIGYLINSRQHHKHAYYLIKNSDLSGFTAEEIDLIANVARYHRRSVPTRKHDEFTALPEGSQRVINVLSALLRIADGLDRSQFSVVQSIDVKLGKTVVITAQVSGDAELEIWAARGRSDLFEKVFKRPLQFITTTRDDEAS; from the coding sequence ATGCCCAAGCTGGCCGTCCTCGATATCGGCACCAATTCCATTCACATGGTGTTAGCCGAGGTCCAGCCGGACTACTCTTATAAAATCCTGGATCGTTTTAAAGATATGACGCGCCTGGGCGACGGGGTCTTCACGTCCCGGCGCCTGTCGGACCAGGCCATGATGCGAGGGTTGGAAGTGATCCGGACACTCGTGACCCTGGCCCGGAACAAGGGATACGAGCAGATTGAAGGCGTCGCGACCAGCGCGGTGCGGGAGGCGCGAAACGGCGGCGAGTTTTTAGATCACGTCCTACAGCAAACCGGCCTGACCGTGCGCGTCATTACAGGCGCGGAAGAAGCACGGTTGATTTTTCTTGGCGTGCAGAACAGCGTGGCCCTGCCTGAGCAGCCGACGTTGGTCATTGATATCGGCGGCGGCTCGGTCGAGGTGATCGTTGGGAACCGCGAGGCCATTTTTCAGGCCAGGAGTCTCAAGCTTGGCGCGATCCGGTTAAAAGATCTCTACCTGTCCAAAACGCCGCCGTCGAAGACGATGCTCCGGGAATTGGAAGCCGCCGTGACCGTTCAACTGAAGAATGCCTTGGGTTCGTACAAGACCAAGCGGGTGGAACAGATCATCGCGACGTCCGGCATGGCGGGAAACCTGGCGGAGGTCATCCATCTGCAACGCACCGGCCGGCCGCTTCCGCAGCTCAATCTGGCCAAGGTGTCGGCAAAGGACATCGCTGCCGTCGAAAAGCGCCTGGCCGAGGCCTCCTTGAAGACGCGTCTGGCCATGCCGGGACTTGATCCCAAGCGTGTGGATACCCTGCTCCCGGCCGCCATGGTGTTCAGGATCCTGCTTGAGGTATTACAGAAGTCCGAACTCACCATCTGCGATAAGGCCATCCGCGAAGGCATTATTTACGATTTCATTCAACGGCATCACGAACGTATCCAGGCGGAACGGGATATTCCCGACGTTCGTAGACGGAACATCCTGGCCCTCGCCCATCGATGCCATGTCTCCGAGACCCATGCCCTCCACGTCGCGGGATTGGCCTTGCGCCTCTTTGATCAGACGAAGGCGTTGCATGGATTCGGGCAACGGGAACGCGAGTGGCTGGAATGTGCCGCGATCCTGCATGATATCGGGTATCTCATCAACTCACGGCAACATCACAAACATGCCTATTACCTGATCAAGAACAGCGATCTCTCGGGGTTTACCGCTGAGGAAATCGATCTGATCGCGAATGTCGCCCGGTACCATCGGCGCTCGGTTCCCACCCGCAAGCATGATGAATTTACGGCCTTGCCGGAAGGCTCTCAGCGCGTCATCAATGTCCTGTCGGCGCTGCTGCGAATCGCGGACGGATTGGACCGAAGCCAGTTTTCAGTCGTGCAGAGTATCGATGTCAAGCTCGGGAAAACCGTGGTCATTACCGCGCAGGTCTCAGGTGATGCTGAACTGGAAATTTGGGCGGCGCGCGGCCGCAGCGATCTGTTTGAGAAAGTCTTCAAGCGGCCGCTGCAGTTTATTACGACTACCCGGGATGACGAGGCATCCTGA